A window of Brevinematales bacterium genomic DNA:
TTTACAACCAATAGTAGTTAGAGAAAAAGGCAATTACTATGAGATAATTGCTGGAGAAAGACGTTGGAGAGCAGCACAGATGGCAGGCCTTACAGAGGTACCTATAGTTATAAGGAACGATATAAGCGATGTTGAGAGTCTAGAATTAGCACTAATAGAAAATATTCAAAGAGAAGACCTTAATCCTATTGACTTAGCAAATGCATACAACGAACTAATTGAAAAATATAATTTATCTCAAGAAGAATTATCAAAAATAGTAGGAAAAAGCAGATCCGCAATTGCGAATACTTTGAGATTACTTAAACTTCCTAACAAAGTTAAAGAATATATTGTTCAAGGAATTCTATCAGAAGGGCATGGCAGAGCTTTATTATCGCTAGATAGCGAAAAAGAAATACTAGAATTAGCAAAAGAATGTATAGAGAAAAATCTATCAGTAAGAGAAGTTGAAGAAATTGTTAGTTTTCGCAAAAATGAAAAACTCTACAAAGAAACAACACAAATAGTTTCACATGAAACAAAAAAATCTTCTTTAAATAGAAGTACTGAAATAAAAAACATAGAAGAAGACTTAATCGAATCTTTAGGTACAAAAGTTTCTGTACTAGGAAACTTTGAAAAAGGGAAAATAATTATAAACTATTATTCCAGAGAGGATTTAGAAAGAATCTACGATATTATAGTAAACAAAAAACCATCATCACAGTACTAAAAAAATATGTTTCACATGAAACAATTTATTAAGCCCCATTTAAGAATAACACACTTAATTTAGGAGGGCACATGTCACTTAAAAGTAGAATTGAGTTCGAAAAAGCTAAAGCAAGAGCAAAACTAAATGAAATAATAATGAGTATATCTGTAGGAAGTGGTGAACTATTTTCTCTAGATGAAGTAAAACTTCTAACAAAATCTTATGCATATCGATATAAAGGAATA
This region includes:
- a CDS encoding ParB/RepB/Spo0J family partition protein; this encodes MKERGLGKGLKSLLEDFDLTENSGVKNVSITSLKPNPNQPRKVFNETTLKELADSIKEKGILQPIVVREKGNYYEIIAGERRWRAAQMAGLTEVPIVIRNDISDVESLELALIENIQREDLNPIDLANAYNELIEKYNLSQEELSKIVGKSRSAIANTLRLLKLPNKVKEYIVQGILSEGHGRALLSLDSEKEILELAKECIEKNLSVREVEEIVSFRKNEKLYKETTQIVSHETKKSSLNRSTEIKNIEEDLIESLGTKVSVLGNFEKGKIIINYYSREDLERIYDIIVNKKPSSQY